One Terriglobales bacterium genomic region harbors:
- a CDS encoding MFS transporter yields the protein MSTNRKEKVKAVVRVASGNFLEMYDFMVFGYYAAAIGRAFFPSGDPFASLMLSLMTFGVGFLMRPVGAVVLGAYTDKHGRRAGLILSLSLMSVGILLIACIPGYASIGLIAPLLVLIGRLLQGFSAGMEMGGVSVYLSEIATPGNKGFYVSWQSASQQVAVMFAALIGIVLSSTLSLEEMNRWGWRVPLLIGCLIVPVLLRLRRSLQESDEFRARKHHPHLGEIVRSLYANRRLVIIGMMMFTMMTVSFYMITAYTPTFGSSVLKFSNRDSLFITFCVGLSNLFWLPIMGAISDRIGRYPLLIASTALMIVTAYPAMLWLVADPSVARLLGVELWFSFIYGTYNAAMIVFMTEIIPIEVRTMGFSLAYSMATAVFGGFTPAISTYLIEITGNRAVPGLWLSVAAVMALVATFFARSRQKKNTWKLPVKAAVAEN from the coding sequence ATGTCTACGAACCGAAAAGAAAAGGTCAAGGCCGTGGTACGGGTCGCGAGCGGCAACTTCCTCGAGATGTACGACTTCATGGTCTTCGGCTACTACGCCGCCGCGATTGGAAGAGCCTTCTTTCCAAGTGGTGATCCGTTCGCGTCTCTGATGTTGTCGCTAATGACGTTCGGAGTGGGCTTCCTGATGCGGCCGGTCGGCGCTGTCGTACTCGGAGCTTATACGGACAAGCACGGACGTCGTGCCGGGCTGATCTTGAGTCTCTCACTCATGTCCGTGGGGATTCTCCTTATCGCATGCATTCCTGGCTATGCCAGCATCGGGTTGATCGCACCACTGTTAGTCCTGATTGGGCGACTCTTGCAGGGCTTCTCCGCCGGAATGGAGATGGGCGGAGTGTCAGTTTATTTATCGGAGATTGCGACCCCTGGCAACAAGGGCTTTTACGTGAGCTGGCAGTCGGCGAGCCAGCAGGTTGCCGTCATGTTTGCAGCTCTGATCGGAATTGTGCTGAGTTCGACACTGTCGCTTGAGGAGATGAATCGGTGGGGCTGGAGAGTGCCGTTATTGATCGGCTGTCTCATCGTACCCGTGCTGTTGCGGCTCCGGCGCTCTTTACAGGAATCGGATGAATTCAGGGCGCGCAAGCACCATCCGCATCTAGGAGAAATCGTGCGCTCGCTGTATGCCAACCGGCGGCTCGTAATCATCGGGATGATGATGTTCACGATGATGACGGTTTCGTTTTACATGATCACTGCGTATACCCCTACATTTGGCAGCTCCGTCCTCAAGTTCTCGAACCGTGACAGTCTGTTCATCACGTTTTGTGTGGGCCTATCGAATTTGTTTTGGCTGCCAATCATGGGAGCTATCTCCGACCGTATCGGCCGTTATCCGCTCCTGATTGCCTCGACGGCGCTGATGATCGTCACCGCCTACCCCGCGATGCTGTGGCTTGTCGCAGATCCGTCTGTCGCCAGGTTGCTTGGGGTGGAGCTGTGGTTTTCCTTCATCTACGGCACTTACAACGCAGCCATGATCGTCTTCATGACGGAAATCATCCCGATCGAAGTTCGTACCATGGGCTTCTCGCTCGCGTATAGCATGGCCACCGCAGTGTTCGGCGGATTCACTCCTGCCATAAGTACGTACCTGATCGAGATAACGGGCAACCGTGCGGTACCAGGGCTTTGGCTGTCAGTAGCGGCTGTAATGGCACTCGTGGCGACATTTTTCGCGAGATCACGACAGAAGAAGAACACCTGGAAATTGCCGGTCAAAGCTGCGGTGGCTGAGAACTGA
- the pcaB gene encoding 3-carboxy-cis,cis-muconate cycloisomerase, giving the protein MRLLNALFRSHDAEQILTDESLLRRMLEVEGALASAQADLGLIPTSAAHSIQACCKVENLDIPALENSARFSGNLAIPLIKQLTAAVARSDSEAAKFVHLGATSQDIIDTAVALQTRDVISIILRHVEAACDSLRALTIKHRSTVMPARTWLQHAVPTTFGLKTAYALSALHECASKLRGSLKCASTLQFGGAAGTLAAFGSKGPRVAEMMAAKLTLQLPNHPWHSYRGRIAETATTLALLCGTLGKIAQDIALMTQTEISELSEASAAGTGVSSTMPQKHNPVASAAIIANCLRIPGLVSTILAAMMQEHERGLGGWHAEWETLPEILSLTAGAAERMSELLSGLEVHADRMRANLEITNGLIYAETLSISLAAKIGKTEALELVKRATEVSQHTGRHLKDTIREIPGLADHLSANDVEVLFCPDNYLGASQEFIDNILRQCATLEAANAVR; this is encoded by the coding sequence ATGAGGCTCCTAAACGCGCTGTTTCGATCCCACGATGCGGAGCAGATTTTGACCGATGAGTCTCTGCTCAGACGTATGCTCGAAGTCGAAGGGGCACTTGCGTCGGCGCAAGCTGATCTTGGACTCATCCCTACCTCCGCTGCCCACAGCATTCAGGCGTGCTGCAAAGTCGAAAATCTCGATATCCCAGCTTTAGAGAATTCGGCGAGATTTAGCGGCAACTTGGCTATTCCCCTCATTAAGCAATTGACTGCCGCAGTTGCTCGCTCGGACTCGGAGGCAGCCAAGTTCGTCCACTTGGGCGCGACCAGCCAGGACATCATCGATACGGCAGTAGCTCTTCAAACACGCGATGTTATCTCTATTATCCTGCGCCACGTCGAAGCAGCCTGTGATTCTCTCCGGGCGCTTACGATCAAACACCGATCAACGGTCATGCCCGCACGCACGTGGTTGCAACATGCAGTTCCGACCACATTCGGACTGAAAACAGCTTACGCGCTTAGCGCCTTACACGAGTGCGCTTCAAAACTGCGCGGATCTCTTAAGTGTGCTTCGACGCTTCAGTTCGGAGGGGCTGCGGGAACCTTGGCAGCTTTTGGGTCGAAGGGCCCTCGTGTGGCTGAAATGATGGCAGCAAAGCTCACGCTTCAATTGCCGAACCATCCTTGGCATAGCTATCGAGGGCGCATCGCCGAGACCGCCACTACTCTGGCATTGTTGTGTGGCACCCTTGGAAAGATCGCTCAGGACATCGCGCTGATGACCCAAACGGAAATCAGTGAGCTCTCCGAGGCAAGTGCAGCAGGTACAGGGGTCTCTTCCACCATGCCGCAGAAGCACAATCCCGTAGCTTCCGCCGCGATCATTGCGAACTGTCTGCGAATTCCCGGATTGGTCAGCACAATTCTGGCGGCGATGATGCAGGAACACGAACGTGGCCTGGGCGGTTGGCATGCGGAATGGGAAACTCTTCCCGAAATCCTAAGCCTCACTGCGGGTGCTGCTGAGCGGATGTCTGAATTGCTCTCCGGCCTTGAGGTCCACGCAGACCGGATGCGGGCGAACTTAGAGATCACCAACGGATTGATCTACGCCGAGACGCTCTCCATCTCACTTGCCGCGAAGATTGGCAAAACTGAAGCACTCGAACTTGTTAAGCGGGCGACAGAAGTCTCTCAACACACTGGACGCCACCTGAAAGACACAATTCGAGAAATTCCGGGTCTTGCTGATCATCTCTCCGCCAATGATGTTGAGGTTCTGTTCTGCCCCGATAACTACCTCGGTGCTAGCCAGGAGTTTATCGACAATATCTTGCGTCAGTGCGCCACACTCGAGGCGGCAAATGCCGTTCGCTGA
- a CDS encoding CoA-transferase subunit beta translates to MHEVRYTPDELMTIAAARRLKNGAVCFVGIGIPSAAANLARVTHAPDVVLVYESGTIGAKPNVLPLSIGDGELAQTADTVVSIPEIFRYWLQGGRIDVGFLGAAQIDKYANLNSTVIGPYDAPKVRLPGAGGAPEIASGARELCVVMSQTSRAFVSKIDFVTSSGLAFEGSENAGRKYRPRTVITDLGILENDPQTGELWLTGIHPGITVDRVCAATGWDLQVRGTLTITPEPTSSELSALRDLKQRTAIAHRSSSQEVT, encoded by the coding sequence ATGCATGAAGTTCGCTACACTCCAGACGAGTTGATGACCATTGCCGCTGCACGTCGACTGAAGAACGGTGCAGTGTGTTTCGTTGGCATTGGGATTCCGAGCGCTGCTGCCAATCTCGCACGGGTCACCCATGCTCCCGATGTTGTGTTGGTCTATGAATCTGGAACGATAGGCGCGAAGCCAAATGTTCTGCCACTCTCAATCGGTGACGGTGAATTAGCACAGACGGCTGACACAGTGGTCTCCATCCCGGAGATATTCCGCTACTGGTTACAGGGTGGAAGAATCGACGTCGGGTTTCTGGGAGCGGCGCAAATCGACAAGTACGCGAACCTGAACAGTACGGTGATCGGGCCGTACGACGCCCCAAAGGTTCGTTTGCCCGGTGCTGGCGGCGCTCCAGAGATTGCCTCCGGCGCAAGAGAGCTTTGCGTTGTGATGTCCCAGACCAGCCGCGCCTTCGTTAGTAAAATCGACTTTGTTACCTCCTCAGGGCTGGCGTTTGAGGGTAGTGAAAACGCTGGTCGCAAGTACCGACCGCGAACTGTGATTACCGATCTCGGCATTCTGGAGAATGATCCACAAACTGGCGAGTTGTGGCTAACCGGTATTCACCCGGGTATTACTGTCGATCGTGTATGTGCTGCAACTGGTTGGGATCTGCAGGTCAGAGGTACACTCACAATCACACCGGAACCGACTAGCTCCGAACTAAGCGCCTTGCGGGACCTCAAACAAAGGACTGCCATCGCGCATCGGAGCAGCAGCCAGGAGGTCACATGA
- a CDS encoding CoA transferase subunit A, which translates to MLGATTLREAIAAVVKDGMSIAMEGFTHLIPFAAGHEIIRQRRRNLTLIRMTPDLIYDQMIGMGCARKLEFSWGGNPGVGSLHRFRDAVENGWPSPLEISEHSHADMAARYQAGASGLPFAVMRGYVGSDLPRFNSNIRTVTCPFTGEVLTATPALRPDVAILHALKADRRGNVFIEGIVGIQKEAALAAKTVIVTVEEIVDALAVPPNSFVLPSWVISHVCLVPQGAFPSYAHGYYQRNNAFFIAWDKVSRNRESFLTWMDRHVLATDNFEEFRESLMSDAAYA; encoded by the coding sequence ATGCTTGGGGCAACTACTCTTCGGGAAGCCATAGCGGCCGTCGTCAAAGACGGAATGTCGATCGCCATGGAAGGGTTCACCCACCTCATCCCGTTCGCCGCGGGACATGAGATCATCCGTCAACGTCGACGCAATCTCACGCTGATCCGAATGACCCCGGATCTGATTTACGACCAGATGATCGGTATGGGCTGTGCGCGGAAGCTCGAATTCTCTTGGGGAGGAAATCCCGGCGTTGGTTCCCTTCATCGCTTCCGTGACGCCGTCGAAAACGGATGGCCATCTCCGCTTGAGATCAGCGAACACAGCCATGCAGATATGGCAGCCCGTTATCAGGCCGGAGCTTCTGGCCTGCCGTTCGCGGTAATGCGAGGGTACGTGGGGTCCGACCTTCCGCGATTCAACTCAAATATTCGTACGGTTACTTGCCCCTTCACGGGCGAAGTATTAACGGCTACTCCCGCGCTCCGGCCGGATGTTGCCATCCTTCATGCGCTGAAAGCCGACCGCAGGGGCAACGTCTTCATTGAAGGCATCGTCGGCATTCAAAAAGAGGCGGCTCTTGCGGCAAAAACGGTCATCGTGACCGTTGAGGAGATTGTCGACGCACTCGCTGTGCCGCCCAATTCCTTCGTTCTGCCTTCCTGGGTGATTTCGCATGTTTGCCTCGTACCCCAAGGCGCATTTCCTTCTTATGCGCACGGGTATTACCAGCGGAATAACGCCTTCTTTATAGCTTGGGACAAAGTCTCACGCAATCGCGAATCTTTTCTCACGTGGATGGATCGGCACGTTCTAGCGACCGACAACTTCGAAGAGTTCCGCGAAAGCCTTATGTCAGATGCCGCTTATGCATGA
- a CDS encoding winged helix-turn-helix domain-containing protein yields the protein MHASAARVTFRFGDFELDVGAYCVRHEGRRLKLGKQPMDLLILLVESRGQLVSRNEIIERLWGKDVFVDAETGINTAISKIRQALRDSADTPAFVETVPGKGYRFIATVELVSTAAQAPVTTSSSIEGSGRSKEARQENSRILTSSHIEVSGSERRWNLQKKLMLAALLVLLAAAIVAGSQTWRRSIVPASRATIAVLPFENLGKDPELQYLADGFTAETGASLAQVDPDHLSVRGRTSRYRGTTKTVSEIGRELSVDYLVESSIRAEGTRMRVTTTLIRVGDQEHVWSQSYERELKSLLGLEQELSTAIAHQVRFRLAGDSSGLARRQTQNAEAFDEYLRARYLVSRRTPEANRLAVQHYNRAIALDANYALAWAALAMTYGGSPINSDADPLQVLPQVREASARAVQANENLPETQLAAGYVNWMLVWDWKASETAFRQAINLDPSNAAAHRLLGHALSQMGRASEAESEMRRARELDPLDGLNHALSAQTAFQGRDYVEATRHARQAIMLDSTLWIGYLQLAQAYEALNENQLALAALEEAAQFSAGNSKVPSLKGYVLAKTKRTKEARAILQSLLSRSREMYVPPYAIALVYAGLGEPEAVFAWLEKAYAARDIHLIFLPVDSKWDRYRSDHRFHALLSRCGFVQTPETKSRAAK from the coding sequence ATGCACGCCTCTGCTGCGCGGGTTACATTCCGATTCGGCGATTTCGAGCTTGATGTTGGCGCGTATTGCGTGCGGCACGAAGGTCGTAGGCTGAAGCTCGGCAAACAACCGATGGACCTGCTGATCCTGTTGGTAGAAAGTCGCGGTCAGCTCGTTTCCCGCAACGAAATCATTGAGCGGTTATGGGGCAAGGACGTGTTTGTTGATGCCGAGACCGGCATCAATACAGCCATCAGCAAGATCAGGCAGGCGTTGCGCGATTCGGCCGATACTCCCGCGTTCGTGGAAACGGTTCCAGGGAAAGGATATCGGTTCATCGCGACCGTGGAATTGGTTTCCACGGCAGCACAGGCTCCGGTCACAACCTCTTCCTCTATAGAAGGAAGCGGGAGGAGCAAGGAGGCTCGACAGGAAAACTCCCGCATTTTGACGTCATCGCACATCGAAGTCTCCGGTTCGGAGCGTCGATGGAATCTGCAGAAAAAACTGATGCTCGCCGCGCTGCTTGTCCTCTTGGCGGCGGCGATAGTTGCTGGTTCGCAGACATGGAGACGGTCAATAGTTCCGGCATCACGCGCAACTATTGCCGTGCTGCCGTTTGAGAACTTAGGCAAAGACCCAGAATTGCAGTACCTTGCCGACGGCTTTACAGCGGAAACGGGAGCATCGCTCGCGCAGGTCGATCCCGACCATCTCAGTGTTAGGGGCCGCACCTCACGATATAGGGGGACTACCAAGACTGTTTCTGAAATCGGGCGCGAACTTTCGGTCGATTATTTGGTGGAAAGCTCGATTCGCGCAGAGGGAACACGCATGCGCGTGACGACGACCTTAATCCGTGTGGGGGATCAAGAGCATGTCTGGTCGCAGTCTTACGAACGCGAACTGAAGAGCCTGCTTGGCTTAGAGCAGGAATTAAGCACGGCCATCGCGCACCAGGTCCGGTTCCGTCTGGCTGGAGATTCAAGTGGGCTTGCGCGCAGACAGACCCAGAACGCAGAGGCCTTTGATGAGTACCTTAGGGCGCGCTATCTGGTCAGCCGTCGAACTCCGGAGGCGAACAGGCTTGCGGTGCAACACTACAATCGTGCGATCGCACTTGACGCGAATTATGCGCTCGCCTGGGCTGCGCTGGCGATGACCTACGGCGGAAGTCCCATTAATAGCGATGCGGATCCGCTGCAGGTATTGCCGCAGGTCCGCGAGGCTTCGGCAAGAGCGGTGCAGGCAAACGAGAATCTACCGGAAACGCAGTTGGCGGCGGGTTACGTGAATTGGATGCTGGTATGGGACTGGAAAGCTTCAGAGACAGCATTCCGACAGGCGATCAATCTCGATCCGAGCAATGCTGCAGCGCACCGACTGCTGGGGCACGCTTTGTCGCAAATGGGACGAGCGAGCGAGGCGGAATCAGAGATGCGCCGCGCGAGGGAACTGGATCCTTTAGACGGGTTGAATCACGCATTGTCGGCCCAGACTGCATTCCAGGGGCGAGACTATGTGGAAGCTACACGGCACGCCAGGCAAGCGATAATGCTCGATTCGACCCTCTGGATCGGGTACCTCCAACTCGCACAGGCATATGAGGCCTTGAACGAGAATCAACTCGCCCTGGCAGCCCTGGAGGAAGCAGCACAGTTTTCAGCCGGCAACAGCAAGGTGCCCTCGCTGAAGGGGTACGTGCTGGCGAAGACTAAGAGAACGAAGGAGGCGCGGGCGATACTTCAATCGCTTTTGTCGCGTTCGCGCGAAATGTACGTTCCACCATACGCGATAGCTCTCGTGTACGCCGGCCTCGGCGAGCCGGAAGCCGTCTTCGCCTGGCTTGAGAAGGCATATGCCGCGCGAGACATCCACCTGATATTCCTTCCTGTCGATTCCAAGTGGGACCGCTATCGGAGCGATCACCGTTTTCATGCACTGCTGTCGCGATGCGGCTTCGTTCAAACTCCGGAAACTAAATCCAGGGCGGCGAAGTAA
- a CDS encoding IclR family transcriptional regulator C-terminal domain-containing protein — MPRRSESIQTEKRAASEENHDSPENGAKEVDGDFMTSLARGLSVIQAFSQHKRQLTVSQISILTGISRAAVRRCLHTLSKLGFAGTHDQQHYYLRPKVLSLGQAYFSSTPLGKVAQPVLDHLSTELSESCSVATLEDFEVFYIARAAVSRIIAIDLRVGSRLPAYCTSMGRVLLAYLRPEEVDAYLARGPFPPRTDRTVVSVAKLKHVLETVRRNEYALVDQELEVGLRSLAVPIRASSGEVVAALNVGCHAQRTSVREMQTAFLPLLRRAATEIGNLI; from the coding sequence ATGCCAAGAAGAAGCGAATCGATCCAAACAGAAAAGAGAGCCGCTTCAGAAGAGAATCATGATTCGCCCGAAAACGGCGCCAAGGAAGTCGATGGCGATTTCATGACATCGCTTGCGCGAGGTCTGTCGGTCATCCAGGCTTTCTCGCAGCACAAGCGCCAGCTCACCGTCTCCCAGATCAGCATCCTTACCGGCATCTCGCGTGCCGCGGTGCGCCGCTGCCTTCATACCCTATCTAAACTCGGATTCGCCGGCACGCACGATCAACAGCACTATTACCTGCGCCCAAAGGTACTTTCACTTGGCCAAGCGTATTTCTCGTCAACCCCACTCGGAAAAGTCGCTCAACCGGTACTCGATCACCTCAGCACAGAGTTGTCAGAATCATGTTCGGTGGCCACCCTGGAAGATTTCGAAGTCTTCTACATTGCCAGAGCTGCGGTTTCGCGGATCATCGCCATCGATCTTCGGGTCGGCAGTCGCTTGCCTGCCTACTGCACCTCAATGGGGAGAGTTCTACTTGCTTATCTGCGCCCCGAGGAAGTGGACGCGTACCTCGCGCGCGGACCATTTCCCCCGCGAACTGACCGAACCGTCGTCTCCGTCGCTAAACTTAAGCACGTTCTGGAGACGGTAAGACGCAACGAGTATGCCTTGGTCGATCAGGAACTCGAGGTCGGACTTCGCTCACTTGCGGTTCCCATTCGAGCCTCTTCCGGAGAGGTGGTGGCTGCATTGAACGTCGGATGCCACGCCCAGCGCACAAGTGTCCGCGAAATGCAGACCGCCTTTTTACCTCTCCTCCGGCGCGCCGCAACGGAGATCGGCAACCTGATATAG
- the pcaG gene encoding protocatechuate 3,4-dioxygenase subunit alpha: MSSSENRLPATPSQTVGPYFSIGLQPLFRSDIASDNCSGHPITIEGRVLDSQGQPVPDAMLEIWQAGPEGRYSGFIPKATTGPCGFGRIATNDDGEFRFTTIKPGIVADPSGARHAPHLNITVFMRGLLRHLFTRLYFAGEPANEHDPVLQWVPAERRQTLMAAAANSETSALQWNIILQGKHETVFFEW, from the coding sequence ATGAGTTCGAGCGAGAACAGGCTACCTGCCACGCCATCTCAGACTGTCGGACCGTATTTCAGCATTGGCCTTCAGCCGCTCTTCCGCTCCGACATTGCATCCGACAATTGCTCCGGACACCCAATCACGATCGAAGGCCGGGTTCTGGATTCGCAAGGACAACCCGTGCCTGATGCCATGCTGGAGATATGGCAAGCAGGTCCAGAGGGCCGTTATTCTGGATTCATTCCCAAAGCTACAACTGGACCCTGTGGTTTCGGGAGGATTGCGACCAACGATGATGGTGAATTCCGTTTCACGACTATCAAGCCTGGAATCGTTGCTGACCCCAGTGGAGCAAGGCATGCACCGCATCTCAACATAACGGTTTTTATGCGCGGCCTGCTGCGCCACCTGTTTACTCGCCTGTACTTCGCCGGCGAACCTGCAAACGAGCACGACCCGGTGCTCCAGTGGGTGCCGGCCGAACGTCGTCAAACCCTGATGGCTGCTGCTGCGAACAGTGAAACTTCAGCGCTCCAGTGGAACATTATCCTTCAAGGCAAGCACGAGACTGTTTTCTTCGAGTGGTAA
- the pcaH gene encoding protocatechuate 3,4-dioxygenase subunit beta codes for MKATPALGSPTPGAFRYPATGTHPEYLHPPYVSSVNRSPRMPLIRIPQTISEITGPSIPESVHPRVADLTRQHKGEPLGARIIVGGRVVDEDGRPQRNSLVEIWQANAAGRYLHRNDQHNAPLDPNFTGRGHTYTDEDGYYRFVTIRPGEYPWQNHYNAWRPAHIHFSLFGPAFATRLVTQMYFPGDPLLPLDPVYNSTADEQARTRLISKFDLDTTVPGEALGFRFDIVLRGRNETPMEEQ; via the coding sequence ATGAAAGCGACTCCAGCATTGGGATCACCAACTCCCGGGGCATTTCGCTATCCGGCCACAGGAACGCATCCGGAGTACTTGCACCCGCCCTATGTTTCGTCGGTAAATCGCTCTCCACGGATGCCACTGATTCGGATTCCGCAAACAATCAGCGAGATTACCGGTCCGAGCATCCCGGAGAGCGTCCATCCAAGGGTGGCGGACCTTACACGGCAGCACAAGGGGGAGCCCCTCGGGGCACGAATCATTGTGGGCGGGCGCGTCGTCGACGAAGATGGCAGACCGCAACGAAACTCACTGGTGGAAATATGGCAGGCGAATGCAGCTGGCCGCTATCTCCACCGTAACGACCAGCATAACGCGCCTCTCGATCCAAACTTCACCGGTCGCGGCCACACCTATACCGATGAAGATGGATATTACAGATTCGTAACGATTCGACCTGGGGAATATCCCTGGCAAAACCACTACAACGCATGGCGCCCCGCGCATATCCATTTTTCGCTGTTTGGTCCCGCGTTTGCGACACGCCTGGTCACACAAATGTACTTCCCCGGCGATCCCCTGCTACCTCTCGATCCTGTCTACAATTCCACCGCGGATGAGCAAGCTCGCACTCGGCTGATTTCGAAGTTTGATCTGGACACTACTGTTCCAGGTGAGGCGTTGGGATTCCGCTTTGATATCGTCCTTCGTGGACGGAATGAAACCCCCATGGAGGAGCAATGA
- the pcaD gene encoding 3-oxoadipate enol-lactonase: protein MPFAELGDIRVRYRWDGPNDAPVLVFSNSLGTDLEMWDLQVERLAGGYRILRYDTRGHGETSVTPGPYTIEQLGRDVLSLIDELGIDRCHFCGLSMGGQIGLWLGINAPDRLKSLVVANSGTAIGTPTGWNERISRAKSEGMHSVAKDVAERWFTPQFRYDHPDMVKRIVNMLESTSAEGYANCCAAVRDCSLTNEITRISIPTLLIAGEFDPATPPALSTSIAAAVKASRYECLPAAHLSNVECADQFTVTLRSFIEAQNG from the coding sequence ATGCCGTTCGCTGAGCTTGGGGATATACGGGTGCGATACAGGTGGGACGGTCCCAATGATGCACCTGTGCTCGTCTTTTCAAATTCGCTCGGTACTGACTTGGAAATGTGGGACCTGCAGGTTGAGCGCCTTGCGGGCGGTTACCGCATATTGCGTTACGACACACGTGGCCACGGCGAGACCAGTGTCACGCCCGGGCCTTATACGATCGAGCAACTTGGACGCGATGTACTTTCCCTTATCGACGAGTTGGGAATCGACAGGTGTCACTTTTGTGGACTAAGCATGGGTGGCCAGATCGGGCTGTGGCTTGGAATCAATGCTCCTGACCGGCTCAAGAGCTTAGTCGTAGCGAACAGTGGGACAGCCATTGGCACTCCGACAGGGTGGAACGAGCGCATCTCGAGGGCGAAGAGTGAAGGCATGCATTCGGTGGCAAAGGATGTTGCGGAAAGATGGTTCACTCCTCAGTTTCGCTATGATCATCCTGACATGGTTAAGCGTATCGTTAACATGCTTGAATCAACCTCCGCTGAAGGATATGCCAATTGTTGCGCAGCGGTACGCGATTGTAGCCTGACAAACGAGATTACGCGGATTTCGATACCTACTTTACTCATAGCTGGAGAATTTGATCCAGCAACGCCTCCGGCGCTCAGCACTTCAATAGCGGCAGCTGTAAAAGCATCACGTTACGAGTGTCTGCCGGCTGCTCACCTTTCAAATGTCGAGTGTGCCGATCAATTCACCGTTACTCTCAGGTCTTTCATAGAGGCTCAGAATGGATAA
- the pcaC gene encoding 4-carboxymuconolactone decarboxylase has translation MDKDDTYSRGMHVRRAVLGDAHVDRATAQATELDRDFQEFLTKYAWGEIWSREGLPTSTRRLLTLAMLVSLNREEEFRMHVRAALDAGVTTEEIKEVLLHTAIYCGLPAANAAFKAAREIIAST, from the coding sequence ATGGATAAAGACGATACCTATTCACGCGGAATGCACGTACGCCGGGCCGTCTTGGGCGACGCACATGTCGATCGCGCCACCGCTCAAGCCACGGAACTCGATCGGGATTTTCAGGAGTTTCTAACGAAGTACGCCTGGGGCGAGATCTGGAGCCGTGAAGGCCTGCCCACCTCAACCCGACGCCTTCTGACGCTTGCCATGCTGGTCTCTCTCAATCGGGAAGAAGAGTTTCGGATGCATGTGCGTGCGGCGCTTGATGCTGGAGTTACTACGGAGGAGATCAAAGAGGTGCTTTTGCATACTGCGATCTACTGCGGCCTTCCCGCTGCCAACGCCGCCTTCAAAGCGGCTCGAGAGATAATTGCGAGTACGTGA